CGCAGATGATGATGGCCGTCGTCACCATCATGGCGGCGGAAAGCCCGTCGGCCCTGAGAGCCAAACCGAGTGGGGGCATCCAGCCGCCCACGATATAGACGAGCGGCCGGCCGCTCTGCCAGAGATCGGCAAAGATCATGACTGCGATGAGGAGTCCGACAGGAAGGAGAAGAAAGGCGATGCGTTCGGCATACCGACCGCCGAGAATGAGTGCCAGCAGGATCCCCACGACCGGCAATATGATGGCCGCTACAAGCAGGAATCCTCCCGTCGTAGTCGCTTCGGGCAGGGCTGTCGCCTCAAGCATCAGGCGTTGCCTCCATCAGGATCCTTTTGGCGGGCGTCATCGGCATCGAGTGTCGCCTTGCCTGTTTGATCGAAGAGCCTCAGCAGCAGCGCTATGGCGACGGCTGTCGCCGAAAAGGCAACGACAATCCCGGTAATGACGAGGCCCTGTGGCACCGGATCACCGCCTAACCCGTCGGCCGCACCACGTCTGGCAATGACGCCAAACAAGAGGAACACACCGCCACCCAGAAGGTTGAAAGCCAGTATCTTGCGCAATGGCTGGGGGTTTATGATCAGCCCGAACAACCCGAGCGCCACCAATGCCGCCCCACAAAGCCCGAACAAAGTGGGTGCGTCCATGGGGGTTACTTCCGTGTTGGTGGGCCAGCTGCCAGCAGGCCCAGAGTGACAGCGATTGACAGTGTCAAGGCGGCTTCGGCAAGAATGATCAGCGGTTTGGCATATCCTTCCGGATAGGCGAGAAAAGCGCCCGCCAGCACGACGCCCACGAGCCCGATCGCGAGAAAGATCGCTGGCCCGATGACGAGATACAGTCTGAGCCAGCGGCGGCTGATCAACGGCGCTTCCCGCAGGCCCGCGATCATCACAAGAAGCCACATGGCCGCCAGAACGGTGCCGCCCTGAAACGCGCCGCCCGGATGATCGGCTCCGGTCCAGAACATATAGATTCCGAATACGATCCCGACAGGCGGCAACAACTGTGCGAGAAGCGTGAGAACGCTGTCCGGATCAGCATTGGGACGCATTCCCGGCGCGCCCCCCCAGAAACGATCTGGTGCCAGCGACCAGACGCCGGTCAAAGCGAGCAGAAGCACGACCTTCTCGAGCAATGTGTCAAACGCGCGGTAGACGAAGAGAACACCCGTGACAGGGTTGCCGAGGCCGCTCGGCGGTAGATTTGCGACCGCCAGCGGGGCGAGCGTGGGCGGAGGGACGGGCGGGGACAGCATGATGCTTGCGAGGCCCGCGAATGTCAGGGTGCAAAGGAGCCCGGCCGCCAGCTGGATTGGCAGGCCGGGCCGTTTGACGGCAGCCTCGGTGGCGCGCAGACGCGCCGCGGCAGTGAGCAATATCATGCCGGTCACCCCGCTGCCGATCGCCGCCTCGGTCAACGCCACATCTATGGAAAAAAGCCTGACCCAGACGAGAGAGAGCAGCAACCCGTAGACGACAAATCCGATGGCAACGGAGAAGGAGTTTCGTGCGGCAGTCATCCAAAGGGCGATTCCCAGGATCAGGGCCCCGAGGATGATGTCGAATGTGGATACGAATATCATGGCAGAGGCTCATCGCGCCGGATGACGCGCGCGATCAGCTGCGCGACGACCGCGCCGGACAGTTGGACGAAAAGCCAGACGGTGACCAGCTTCAGTGCGTCGAAGAGCCCTCCGGCCTGGGGCAGGAGGCCCAGCACGATCAGGCCAAGGCCGAGATTGTCCGCCTTGGTCAGCGCATGGAGGCGCGTATGTGCATCCGGGAAGCGGAGCAGGCCGACCGTGCCTGCCATGTAGAAGAAGGCGCCGGCCGAAACCGCCAGGACCGTGACAATATCGGGTACGAAGTTCATTGGCGGTCTGTCGCCTCCGGAGGGGCTCCTTTCGAGCCGGATGCGTTCCGGACAAATGCAACCGATGCAAATGCAGCAAGGAGCGCCAGCATCAGCGCAACGTCGACAAAGGGCAATTCGCTCGCCACGGCCGCCAGCAGCAGCACGGCAACGCCGCCGCTGCCCAGCAGCTGCGCTGCCATCATGCGGTCCGCTTCAGCTGGACCGCGCAGAACGCGATACAAACCCAGCGCCACCATCACGAGGACGAAAGCGGCGGCTGCGAACAGGAAGCTGGTCATTGCCGCCTCACACCGCCGAGTGCGCGCACGAGCTGGGTTTCCTCCGCGGCCAGTTGCTGGGCCACCGGCTGGCTCGTATCGAGGCAATGGATGACCATTCGGCCGCGTTCATCCTGACCGCAGGGAAGTGTGCCTGGTATCAAAGAGGTGATCGTGCAGAACGTATTTCGCATCGGGCCTGGGGGAAGATGACAGTCGTGGATCACGAAGCCGGGCGACAAGGGCAATCGGGGATCGAACGCGCGACGTGCGACATCCACACCGGCGATGACCGACTGATACATAAAGTGCAGGAAATATCGGGCGAGGGCGATCGGGCGGAAGCGTCCCCGTCCAGGGGGCAATAGAAGCAGGCTGGCCCAGGTTGCGGCGGCAGCCGCCATCATTCCCACCAGAAGATCGCCTTGGGAGAGGATCAGCCAGACTGCTAGAAAACCCAGGGCTCGCGCCAGCGCATTCCACCATACGTGGCTGTGAGGGTCCTTCTTCCCACGCCTGGTCCGCGCCATGTCAGACCTTCCTATCGGCAGCGGCCGCCGTGGCCGCTGGAGCGGCAGGCTCGCCCCGCTTTTCCTTCTGCCGGGCAAACCACGTCGTGTAGAGAGTGGGCAGGAAGACCAATGTGAGGATGGTGCCGACCAGCAATCCGCCCATGATCGACAGCGCCATCGGTCCCCAGAACACCGTCGGCGCGATCGGTATCATGCCGAGCACCGTCGACATCGCCGTCAGAATGATGGGACGGAAGCGCGTGCTGCTGGCGTCCACCACGGCGGTCTGCACGTCCTTTCCCTGCGCTCTCTCGGATTCGATCTGGTCGATCAGGATCACCGCGTTCTTGGTGATCATTCCGATCAGCGCCAGGACACCGAGAATGGCGACGAAGCCCAGTGGCATGCGCGAAATGAGCAGCGCCGCGATAACGCCGATCAGGCCGAGCGGGGCGACGGTGAGGACCAGAACAAGGCGCTGGAAGCTGCGCAGCTGTACCATCAGCACTGTGAACATGATGAGCAGCATCGCGGGCACAACGGCCATCACCGAAGCCAGCGACTTTGCACTCTCCTCGACCGTTCCGCCGACGACGATGTTGTATCCGCGGGGCAGGCCTTCTTGGAGCGCCGCGACGGAGGGGGTCAATTCGCCGATCACCGTCTCCGGCAACAATCCGCGCGTGATGTCGGCCTGCACGGTAAGGGTCGGGACGCGGTCGCGTCTGATGATCTGTGGGTAATCCTGTTCATATTCGAACGATGCGAACTGGCTGAGCGGGACCGTGCTCCCATTCGGCAATGGCACGGGGATGGTGCGCAGGGTGTCGAGAGAAATGCGCTGCTCGTCCGATGCCCTGAGTATTACATCGATGAGGTAAATGTTGTCGCGCACCTGGGTCGCGGTCGTGCCGGAAATAGCCGTGTTGAGCACGTCGGCCAGTGCTTGCGAACTCAGTCCGAGCAGGCGGGCCTCATCCTGGTCGATCCGGATGCGCACCTGTCGCGCCGGTTCGATCCAGTCGAAGGCGACCAGCAGCACCTTTGGACTGGCGGATATGGTCTGGGCGAGCTTGAGCGCGGTCTCCCTGACGGTATCCACATTCGGACCGCTGACCCGGTACTGCACGGGCCATCCGACCGGTGGGCCCAACTCGAGTGGTGAGACGCGCCCGACGACGTTTGGGAATTGCTCGGCAAGGAGCTTTTCCAGCTTCGCCTGGAGTCGGTCGCGAGCTGGAACGTCCTTGGCAACGATCACCGCCTGGCTGAAGGAGGGGTCCGGTCCCTGAACGTCGAGCGGCAGGTAGAAGCGGATCGCGCCGGTGCCCACATATGTGCTCCAGCGCTCGACATCCGGGTCGTCCTTCAAAGTCGCGTCGAACCGTTCCACGAGGCTTTCGCTCGCATAGATAGAAGCGTTCTGCGGCAGGGCGAGGTCGACAAGCAGTTCGGGGCGGTCCGACGCTGGGAAAAACTGGCGTGGAACGAGAGGGAGTGCCAGGACGGACGCAATGAAGAGGCCGAGGGTCACCGCGATTGTCAGCCACTTCATCCGAATGGCCCAGGTGAGAAAACCGCGATACATTCGCAGCAGCCTCCCCGGCTCCGTTGACTGCTTCGTCGCCGGGGCTTTGAGTATCGTGACGCCCAGCAGTGGCGTGAAGAGGACGGCCACGAACCACGAAACAATCAGTGTCATAGCGATAACGGCGAAGAGGGTGAACGTATACTCTCCGGCCGAGCTCGCCGCGAATCCGACGGGAACGAAGCCTGCAATTGTCACGAGTGTGCCCGCCAGCATGGCGAAGGCATAGGTTCGGAAGGCGAAAGTCGCGGCCGACACACTGTCGTCGCCCGCGGCGAGCCGAGTGACCATGGCATCGGTTGTGGTCATGGCGTCGTCGACAAGCAGCGCCAGCGCGATGATCAGCGCGCCGAGCGAAATGCGCTGCATGTCGATGCCCGTAATCTGCATGCAGGAGAAGACGACGACAAGCGTCAGGGGAATGGCCAGAGCGATGACGAGGCCGGGACGAATGCCGAGGCTGATGAAACTCACGGCGAGGATGATGCCGATTGCCTGCAGGAGCGAGGTCATGAATTCCGAGATGGCGCTCTCGACCGTCACCGCCTGATCCGCCACTAAAGTTGCGTTGATGCCGAGCGGCAGGTCGGCGATGACCGTATCCATGGTGTTCTTGATATTCTTGCCGAGCGCCAGAATGTCGCCGCCGTCGCGCATGGCGATGGCGAGTCCGATGGCGGGCTCGCCGTTGACGCGGAACATGGGCTGCGGCGGATCGGCGAAGCCGCTGCGGACCTTGGCGATGTCGCTCATGCGGAGGATGCGACCGCCGACGACCAGGTTGATGTTGCGGATATCGTTTTCGGTCTCAAATGCGCCCGAGACTCTCAACGACAATATCTCGTTGCCGGTCTGGATGGTGCCGGCGGGCCGCACGATGTTCTGAGCGCTAAGGGCGGCGATGAGTGTTGAGCTGTCGATGCCGAGATTGGCAAGTTGTTTCACGGAGAACTCGACGAAAATTCGCTCGTCCTGCGCGCCGAGGATATCTATCTTCGATACGTCAGGAACGCTCAGGAGCTTGGAGCGCACATCCTCGACATAGTCGCGCAGCTCGCGATGCGTGAAGCCGTCGGCCGTGAAGCCGTAGATGATACCGAAGGTGTCGCCGAACTCATCATTGAAACCCGGACCGACAACGCCGGCGGGGAGAGTATGGCGCATATCGGCGATGCTCTTGCGCACATGATACCAGATGTCGGGAACCTCCGCCGCCCCGGCGCTGCCCTGCAGGTTGACGAAGATTACCGTTGACCCGGGGCGCGTGATGCTGCGCAGAAAGTCGAGCTTGGGCGTCTCCTGAAGCGTTCGCTCGAGCCGCTCGGTGACTTGCTTGACCATGTCGTCCATGGAGGCGCCGGGCCACGCGGCTTGCACCAGCATGGTCTTGATGACGAATGACGGATCCTCCGCGCGGCCAAGACGGAAATATGAATAGACACCCGCGAGAACGGCCAGGATCATCAGATATACGGTCAGAGAACGGTGTTTGAGAGCCCACTCCGAAAGATTGAGTCCGCTCATGGTTCAGACCCAAGCAGCCGCACCTTCTGGCCGGGATAGAGAGCCTGCACGCCCGCTGTGACCACGATCTCGCCGACGTCAAGTCCGCCGGAAAGGGCGACAGTCGCCGGATCGAAGCGCATGACATCGACATTGCGCATCGATACCGTGAGGTTCGACGGATCGACGACCCATACGGCGGGCTGCTGTCCGCCTCTCGTCAAGCTCGACGCCGGCACCTCGATGAAGGGAACCGCCTCCATCTCCATTCGGCCATTGACGGTGGCGCCCAGCCGCATCAGCTCCGGCGGATCGGTCAGCCCGACCTTGACCTCGAAGGTCCGGGTACCCGGATTGGCCTGGGGTGAGACTTCGCGGACACGCCCCTTGGCCGTGACTGAAGGGTCGCTTGTCAGGCTTACCGTGATCAGCGGGTCGCCGGGGGCTGTGCTGATGACGTTGGCCGGCACGTCGAACACGGCATCGCGACCGTCCTTGCGGGCCAGCCGGATGATCATCTGCCCGACCTGGACGACCTCGCCTGCCGGCGGGCCGACAGCGATCACGACGCCTGGCGCATCTGCCTTGAGCTCGGTGAAGCTCAATGCGTCATGCGCGGTATTTAACTGCGCTTCGGCAGCCTCGACCTGCGCTTCGGCGCTCTGGAGCGCCTGCACCGCCTGATCGTGGTTGGCGCGCGTGGTCCAGCCGCCTTTCATGAGCCTGTCCTGGCGCTCAAAGTGGTTGCGCGCTTTGGTCAGCTCCCCCTGAGCGGACGCCAGATTCGCCTGCGCCGCCCGGAGCGCGTTCGTCTCGTTCTGGGGTTCGAGCCGGGCAACAATCTGCCCGGCTTCTACTCGGTCACCGAGCTTCATGTGGTTCTCGATCAGCCGGCCCGAGATCCGAAAACCCAGCGCCACCTCATCCTCAGCCTCGATGCGGCCGGTGAGGAAAACCGGAATGCCGGCTTCATGCCGCTCGGCCGTTACGGTTCGAACAGCACGCGGGGCCGGGGCGACCGTTTCGATTTCGGACCCGCAGGTCGCAAGCATCGTCGGGAGCACGAAGACAATCAGCGCTATTTTCGCTAAGGAGCGCTTATCCCCGACATGGCCCGCATGCGTCGTCATTTTCTGCCGCATCGCTTGAACTCACCGGTAGCTCAAAGGCGGTCTTCAATCATCGCCCCTTCGGCTTTGCGCTTCCAGGTCGCTACGAAGCGCGTCCCAGTCGAAAATTATCTCAGGGCCGCAGGCGCAATCGCGCAACAGTGCCGAAAGTTCGGTCGCTTGGGTTCGGAATCTTCGGTCACAGTACAGACCACCAGAGTGTTCATGATCGTCGACCTCTGAGGTGTCTTTAGGAAGTATGATCGCCTGCACTTACTACAACAAGACGCGGCGCCCTCGCTTCCTTGCGGATATCGTAGAATAGGAAGTCCATTCACATCAAGCAAAATGTAAAGACAGGCGAGCGGGAGTTGTGTCATTTTGATCGTATTTGTAGGACAATTCTGACTTGTGTGTGTAGCTTATCGGTGATATGTCTGCTTACATATTTGCCGAGTTCAGGATGCAGAGAACTATGGCGTCATCATCAGTACAGAAACAGTCGTTATTTGCGCTGACCGGCATAGTCGTTGGCTCCGTGGTCGGCGCGCTTGCCCGCGTCATTCAGTCTGTGGCTCAGCGAAAACCCGATCTCGATGCGGGCGTCTTCGCTGATTGAACGTGCAAAAGACCCGTCTCTCAGACTTCGCGCCGCTTAGCCCCGCCGAAGAACGCATTATCGCTGAACTGGGGCACGGCGATTTCGATCGGCTCGGTGACGGATTGGTGCCCGCGGAGCCCGACCCCACGCGCTATGTGAGGGCGGAACTGTTGCGGTTCATCCTGGTCGGCGGCGATGAAGCAAGCCGGCCCCATGAGAAAGGGATAAGAGTCAGTGGGGGATGGATAGGCGGGACACTGGACCTCGAGGGTTGCCGTATTCCGCACGACATCAGGCTCAAGGACTGCTTTCTTGAGGCTGTGCCGAATCTGCGCTCGGCAATTATCGACAATCTCTTCCTTGATGGTTCGGTTCTCCCGGGCCTCCAGGCCGATCGCATCGAGGCTCGCGGCGGCTTTCATCTGCGCGGCGCCACGATTACGGGTGAGATGTCGCTGAGCAGCAGCCGGCTCGGAGGCAGCTTCGAGTGTGATTCGGCCACCATCAACTGCCCCGATCAATGGGCGATAATTGCAGAAGGACTCACGGCGCGTAGTCTGTTTCTGCGCGGCGCTACGGTGAATGGGGGGATCAATATAGCCGGGGCTCGGTTAGGCGCTGACCTTGATTTTACCGGGGCGACGATCAGCCGGCCGGCCGGGGTCGCCATCCATGCGGAGACCCTCGATGCGGGCGGCGGCGTCATCTTGCGCGGAGCTACCGTAGCTGGAGAGACGCGGCTCCTTGGGGCGAGACTGGACGGGGACCTTGACGCGACCGGTGCCAAGCTCAAGCAACCCGGTGATTTTGCTCTTCTTGTCAACCGAGCCACCGTCCGGGGCGGTTTTTTCCTTTGCAAAGATGCAGCTGTGGACGGCGTCCTCGACCTGACCGGTGCATCGTTCGATACAATCCATGACGATGAAGCATGCTGGCCGGCCAAAACCAATCTGCTCCTCAATCGATGTCTCTACAACGCCTTCATTGGCGGTCCGGTGGATGCTGTCCGGCGTCTGGATTGGCTTTCGCGTCAAGAACCGGCCCGCTGGGGCGAAGACTTCTGGCCGCAACCCTTTGAACAACTGGCCCAAGTATTTCGCGAAATGGGCCATGACGAAGACGCCCGCACCGTTCTCATCGCCAAGGAGCGTCTGCAACGGCGCGCCAGACGGCAAAGGACATCCAACCGTCTGTGGCGGCAAGCGCTGTCGGTCAAGGACGGCATTCTTGGGATAACAGTAGGCTACGGACGGCAGC
This genomic stretch from Nordella sp. HKS 07 harbors:
- a CDS encoding cation:proton antiporter subunit C, translating into MDAPTLFGLCGAALVALGLFGLIINPQPLRKILAFNLLGGGVFLLFGVIARRGAADGLGGDPVPQGLVITGIVVAFSATAVAIALLLRLFDQTGKATLDADDARQKDPDGGNA
- a CDS encoding MnhB domain-containing protein → MIFVSTFDIILGALILGIALWMTAARNSFSVAIGFVVYGLLLSLVWVRLFSIDVALTEAAIGSGVTGMILLTAAARLRATEAAVKRPGLPIQLAAGLLCTLTFAGLASIMLSPPVPPPTLAPLAVANLPPSGLGNPVTGVLFVYRAFDTLLEKVVLLLALTGVWSLAPDRFWGGAPGMRPNADPDSVLTLLAQLLPPVGIVFGIYMFWTGADHPGGAFQGGTVLAAMWLLVMIAGLREAPLISRRWLRLYLVIGPAIFLAIGLVGVVLAGAFLAYPEGYAKPLIILAEAALTLSIAVTLGLLAAGPPTRK
- a CDS encoding monovalent cation/H(+) antiporter subunit G; this translates as MNFVPDIVTVLAVSAGAFFYMAGTVGLLRFPDAHTRLHALTKADNLGLGLIVLGLLPQAGGLFDALKLVTVWLFVQLSGAVVAQLIARVIRRDEPLP
- a CDS encoding monovalent cation/H+ antiporter complex subunit F; the encoded protein is MTSFLFAAAAFVLVMVALGLYRVLRGPAEADRMMAAQLLGSGGVAVLLLAAVASELPFVDVALMLALLAAFASVAFVRNASGSKGAPPEATDRQ
- a CDS encoding Na+/H+ antiporter subunit E codes for the protein MARTRRGKKDPHSHVWWNALARALGFLAVWLILSQGDLLVGMMAAAAATWASLLLLPPGRGRFRPIALARYFLHFMYQSVIAGVDVARRAFDPRLPLSPGFVIHDCHLPPGPMRNTFCTITSLIPGTLPCGQDERGRMVIHCLDTSQPVAQQLAAEETQLVRALGGVRRQ
- a CDS encoding efflux RND transporter permease subunit — translated: MSGLNLSEWALKHRSLTVYLMILAVLAGVYSYFRLGRAEDPSFVIKTMLVQAAWPGASMDDMVKQVTERLERTLQETPKLDFLRSITRPGSTVIFVNLQGSAGAAEVPDIWYHVRKSIADMRHTLPAGVVGPGFNDEFGDTFGIIYGFTADGFTHRELRDYVEDVRSKLLSVPDVSKIDILGAQDERIFVEFSVKQLANLGIDSSTLIAALSAQNIVRPAGTIQTGNEILSLRVSGAFETENDIRNINLVVGGRILRMSDIAKVRSGFADPPQPMFRVNGEPAIGLAIAMRDGGDILALGKNIKNTMDTVIADLPLGINATLVADQAVTVESAISEFMTSLLQAIGIILAVSFISLGIRPGLVIALAIPLTLVVVFSCMQITGIDMQRISLGALIIALALLVDDAMTTTDAMVTRLAAGDDSVSAATFAFRTYAFAMLAGTLVTIAGFVPVGFAASSAGEYTFTLFAVIAMTLIVSWFVAVLFTPLLGVTILKAPATKQSTEPGRLLRMYRGFLTWAIRMKWLTIAVTLGLFIASVLALPLVPRQFFPASDRPELLVDLALPQNASIYASESLVERFDATLKDDPDVERWSTYVGTGAIRFYLPLDVQGPDPSFSQAVIVAKDVPARDRLQAKLEKLLAEQFPNVVGRVSPLELGPPVGWPVQYRVSGPNVDTVRETALKLAQTISASPKVLLVAFDWIEPARQVRIRIDQDEARLLGLSSQALADVLNTAISGTTATQVRDNIYLIDVILRASDEQRISLDTLRTIPVPLPNGSTVPLSQFASFEYEQDYPQIIRRDRVPTLTVQADITRGLLPETVIGELTPSVAALQEGLPRGYNIVVGGTVEESAKSLASVMAVVPAMLLIMFTVLMVQLRSFQRLVLVLTVAPLGLIGVIAALLISRMPLGFVAILGVLALIGMITKNAVILIDQIESERAQGKDVQTAVVDASSTRFRPIILTAMSTVLGMIPIAPTVFWGPMALSIMGGLLVGTILTLVFLPTLYTTWFARQKEKRGEPAAPAATAAAADRKV
- a CDS encoding efflux RND transporter periplasmic adaptor subunit, with protein sequence MTTHAGHVGDKRSLAKIALIVFVLPTMLATCGSEIETVAPAPRAVRTVTAERHEAGIPVFLTGRIEAEDEVALGFRISGRLIENHMKLGDRVEAGQIVARLEPQNETNALRAAQANLASAQGELTKARNHFERQDRLMKGGWTTRANHDQAVQALQSAEAQVEAAEAQLNTAHDALSFTELKADAPGVVIAVGPPAGEVVQVGQMIIRLARKDGRDAVFDVPANVISTAPGDPLITVSLTSDPSVTAKGRVREVSPQANPGTRTFEVKVGLTDPPELMRLGATVNGRMEMEAVPFIEVPASSLTRGGQQPAVWVVDPSNLTVSMRNVDVMRFDPATVALSGGLDVGEIVVTAGVQALYPGQKVRLLGSEP